From one Chanodichthys erythropterus isolate Z2021 chromosome 3, ASM2448905v1, whole genome shotgun sequence genomic stretch:
- the LOC137009634 gene encoding G-protein coupled receptor 183-like yields the protein MEGQLRHDTRISYILRSSLPSSNLTTGSVNGTHAFSAFEGCEQMVSGIIFDLTIQSFNVIVGIPANILVIANLINTRKEPSTSDIFLGCLAFMDAYFGFMTIIAFLNLYHWRSAMGWMALKFSFGVKDTSGPLFLSCVCLDRFIAVLFPITFGQLKDIKYRIGLTIVVLLLTFSYASAKTVGGIHNFEKVFTGEVLFAFTWMVVCNVAILWALKRSRGSGKDEMHPMKRKAFKMVLSILIIIVSNYLPPVAMFPFEDHYPRRVFHCYVQPVGFAFVNISSTIQPLTYLFRLEKVPFLPESCVEKLSCKEKDKPPKE from the coding sequence ATGGAGGGTCAATTACGCCACGATACAAGAATAAGCTACATCCTCAGAAGCAGCCTGCCCTCTTCTAACCTGACGACTGGTTCAGTCAATGGAACACACGCCTTCAGTGCATTTGAAGGGTGCGAGCAAATGGTGAGTGGTATCATTTTTGACTTAACTATACAATCCTTCAACGTGATCGTAGGAATACCTGCCAACATCCTGGTCATAGCAAACCTAATAAACACCCGTAAGGAGCCTTCAACTTCTGACATCTTCCTGGGCTGCCTGGCTTTCATGGACGCCTACTTTGGATTTATGACAATCATAGCTTTCCTCAATCTCTACCACTGGAGGAGTGCTATGGGTTGGATGGCTCTGAAGTTCTCCTTTGGGGTAAAGGACACCAGTGGGCCGCTCTTCCTCTCATGCGTCTGTCTGGATCGCTTTATAGCCGTTCTTTTCCCCATCACATTCGGACAGCTGAAGGACATCAAATACAGGATCGGCCTGACCATTGTGGTACTGCTGCTCACTTTTTCTTATGCTTCAGCCAAAACCGTTGGTGGCATTCACAACTTTGAGAAGGTTTTCACTGGTGAGGTCTTGTTTGCTTTCACCTGGATGGTTGTGTGTAACGTGGCCATCCTCTGGGCACTGAAACGCTCACGAGGCTCTGGTAAAGATGAGATGCATCCAATGAAAAGAAAGGCATTTAAGATGGTGCTGTCTATCTTGATCATCATCGTGAGCAACTATCTCCCACCAGTTGCCATGTTCCCCTTTGAAGACCATTATCCACGTAGGGTCTTTCATTGCTATGTGCAGCCAGTGGGCTTTGCCTTTGTAAACATCAGCAGCACTATCCAGCCCTTAACTTACTTGTTCCGTCTAGAGAAAGTACCATTCTTGCCTGAATCTTGTGTGGAGAAGTTAAGCTGCAAGGAAAAAGACAAGCCTCCAAAGGAATGA
- the LOC137009633 gene encoding G-protein coupled receptor 183-like translates to MEGQLRHDTRFSYIFRSSLPSSNLTTNSVNATHVFSVFDGCEDMVAGVVFDLAIQCFNVIIGIPANILVIANLINTRKEPSTSDIFLGCLAFMDAYFGFMTIIAFLNFYHWRSAMGYRAMKFSYGVKDTSGPLFLSCVCLDRFIAVLFPIAFGQLKDIKYRIGLTIVVLLLTFAYASAKTVGGIHNFEKVFTGEVLFAFTWMVVCNVAILWALKRSRGSGKDEMNPMKRKAFKMVLSILIIIVSNYLPPVAMFPFEDHYPHKIFTCYVQPVCFAFVNISSTIQPLTYLSRLEKVPFLPESCVKKLSCKEKDKSPKE, encoded by the coding sequence ATGGAGGGTCAACTACGTCACGACACAAGATTCAGCTACATCTTCAGAAGCAGCCTGCCCTCCTCTAACCTGACGACCAATTCAGTCAATGCGACACACGTCTTCAGTGTGTTCGATGGGTGTGAAGATATGGTGGCCGGTGTCGTTTTTGACCTAGCTATACAGTGCTTCAACGTGATCATAGGAATACCTGCCAACATCCTGGTCATAGCAAACCTAATAAACACCCGTAAGGAGCCTTCAACTTCTGACATCTTCCTGGGCTGCCTGGCTTTCATGGATGCCTACTTTGGATTCATGACGATCATAGCTTTCCTCAATTTCTACCACTGGAGGAGTGCTATGGGTTATAGGGCTATGAAATTCTCTTATGGCGTGAAGGACACCAGTGGGCCACTCTTCCTCTCATGCGTCTGTCTGGATCGCTTTATAGCCGTTCTTTTCCCCATCGCATTCGGACAGCTGAAGGACATCAAATACAGGATCGGCCTGACCATTGTGGTACTGTTGCTCACTTTTGCTTATGCTTCAGCCAAAACCGTTGGTGGCATTCACAACTTTGAGAAGGTTTTCACTGGTGAGGTCTTGTTTGCTTTCACCTGGATGGTTGTGTGTAACGTGGCCATCCTCTGGGCACTGAAACGCTCACGAGGCTCTGGTAAAGATGAGATGAATCCAATGAAAAGAAAGGCATTTAAGATGGTGCTGTCTATCTTGATCATCATCGTGAGCAACTATCTCCCACCAGTTGCCATGTTCCCCTTTGAAGACCATTATCCACATAAGATCTTCACTTGCTATGTGCAGCCAGTATGTTTTGCCTTTGTAAACATCAGCAGCACTATCCAGCCCTTAACTTACTTGTCCCGCCTAGAGAAAGTACCATTCTTGCCTGAATCTTGTGTGAAGAAGTTAAGCTGCAAGGAAAAAGACAAGTCCCCAAAGGAATGA